A genomic stretch from Erigeron canadensis isolate Cc75 chromosome 9, C_canadensis_v1, whole genome shotgun sequence includes:
- the LOC122583476 gene encoding dnaJ homolog subfamily C member 16-like, giving the protein MGFYDVDHYKVLGLPSGVAGTKISQTDIAKAYKKKALELHPDKRRPECPSYEILRNEKTRKDFDDNFVVRSSSVNKQDQPMKRKRQPTTAGFEEDDLFDWAKMSDFDRRKRAAAFRRRVYEVKERNRAAEYEKRWSEVVSEERKRRAAFVYGSNPKERILQRMQNMPRKRTFVF; this is encoded by the exons ATGGGGTTTTACGACGTTGATCATTACAAAGTTCTTGGATTACCATCTGGGGTAGCAGGAACCAAGATCTCACAGACAGATATTGCCAAAGCCTACAAGAAAAAGGCTTTAGAATTACATCCCGACAAGAGACGACCCGAATGCC CATCTTATGAGATTCTCAGGAATGAAAAAACCAGAAAAGATTTTGATGATAATTTCGTGGTTCGTAGTAGTAGTGTAAACAAACAAGATCAGCCGATGAAGCGTAAACGACAACCAACAACAGCCGGTTTTGAAGAAGACGACTTATTTGATTGGGCGAAGATGTCAGATTTCGATAGAAGAAAACGAGCCGCTGCTTTTAGGAGACGGGTGTATGAAGTGAAAGAAAGAAACCGTGCCGCGGAATATGAGAAAAGATGGAGCGAGGTCGTATCTGAAGAAAGGAAGCGACGGGCTGCTTTTGTTTATGGTTCAAATCCGAAAGAGAGAATCCTTCAAAGGATGCAGAACATGCCAAGAAAACGTACGTTCGTCTTTTAG